The Hydrogenobacter thermophilus TK-6 genome window below encodes:
- the pstA gene encoding phosphate ABC transporter permease PstA, with product MKAYRKFLNVFMLSLSSLMALYGIFWLFWILGSLFLNGLKYLKPELVYLDPTPPGMEGGGLRPAFVGHIIITSLATLMGVPMGIMAGVYFSEYGRESAFFRVLRQITDIMVSTPSIIMGAVVYAVLVKPIGHFNGISGAVALALLMMPVIAITTDEMLKLVPQQMREAAYALGAYKWQVISKVVFRAAKVGILTGVILGVARITGETAPLLFTSFNNNFLNLNLLKPMASLTVTMFNYVMGPYHYWHQQAWAAAFILTMGVLALSVIARVLLHRDIISPIAYIARSIVRRNRKGE from the coding sequence ATGAAGGCATACAGAAAGTTTTTAAATGTGTTTATGCTCTCTCTCTCTTCCTTAATGGCTCTTTACGGCATTTTCTGGCTCTTCTGGATACTGGGGAGTTTATTTCTAAATGGTCTTAAGTATCTTAAACCAGAACTGGTGTACTTAGACCCTACCCCACCCGGCATGGAGGGCGGAGGGCTAAGACCAGCTTTTGTAGGGCACATCATCATCACCTCCCTTGCAACTCTTATGGGAGTACCTATGGGTATAATGGCAGGAGTGTACTTTTCCGAATACGGAAGGGAGAGTGCCTTTTTCAGGGTTCTCAGGCAAATCACTGACATAATGGTGAGCACCCCATCCATCATAATGGGTGCTGTGGTGTATGCGGTGCTGGTAAAGCCTATCGGACACTTTAATGGCATTTCTGGAGCGGTTGCTTTAGCCCTTTTGATGATGCCTGTTATAGCCATAACCACTGACGAGATGCTAAAGCTTGTGCCTCAGCAGATGAGGGAAGCAGCTTACGCTCTGGGAGCATACAAGTGGCAGGTTATAAGCAAGGTGGTTTTCAGAGCAGCGAAGGTGGGCATCCTCACAGGGGTAATCCTGGGTGTGGCAAGAATAACGGGAGAAACCGCACCTCTACTCTTTACATCCTTTAACAACAACTTCCTAAACTTGAACCTCCTCAAACCTATGGCCTCTTTGACGGTTACCATGTTTAACTACGTGATGGGTCCGTACCACTACTGGCACCAGCAGGCATGGGCTGCGGCCTTTATACTCACTATGGGAGTTCTGGCGCTTTCGGTGATAGCAAGGGTTCTTCTACATAGGGACATTATATCACCCATTGCTTACATAGCCCGCTCCATAGTTAGAAGGAACAGAAAGGGGGAATAG
- the pstS gene encoding phosphate ABC transporter substrate-binding protein PstS — protein MKKLALAVAVLTGSALAVEITGAGATFPYPVYSKWAYYFEKETGNRVNYQSIGSGGGIRQITNRTVDFGASDAPLTPEELQKHNLLQFPTVIGAVVLSYNVPEIGKTVINLDQKAVCDIYMGKIKKWNDPYLKQLNPNVNLPDRNIVVVHRSDGSGTTWIFTNWLSKVCPEWKEKVGFGTSVKWPTGVGGKGNEGVTNYVKRSQGGIGYVEYIYAKQNNLPMARIKNREGNFVEPSVRTIQNAAGYAKWDKSKHFYEVLTDQPGKDTYPISGATFILLAKDQPERSKKATTFFKWAYEKGDKYAQELNYIPMPQNVKKLIFEYWKENGVAP, from the coding sequence ATGAAAAAGCTAGCCTTGGCTGTAGCGGTTTTGACAGGTAGTGCTTTAGCTGTTGAAATTACCGGTGCGGGAGCAACTTTTCCTTACCCTGTTTACTCCAAGTGGGCCTACTACTTTGAGAAGGAAACGGGCAACAGGGTGAACTATCAGAGTATAGGCTCAGGTGGTGGCATAAGGCAGATAACAAACAGGACGGTGGACTTTGGAGCTTCAGACGCTCCTCTAACACCGGAGGAGCTTCAAAAGCACAACCTGCTTCAGTTCCCCACCGTGATAGGTGCGGTGGTGCTTAGCTACAATGTGCCAGAAATAGGAAAGACAGTTATAAACCTGGACCAGAAGGCTGTGTGCGACATATACATGGGCAAGATTAAAAAGTGGAACGACCCCTACCTAAAACAGCTAAACCCCAATGTGAACCTGCCAGACAGAAACATAGTGGTAGTCCACAGGTCTGACGGCTCCGGAACTACATGGATATTTACCAACTGGCTCTCCAAGGTATGTCCTGAATGGAAGGAAAAGGTGGGGTTTGGTACATCCGTCAAGTGGCCTACAGGCGTTGGCGGTAAAGGAAACGAAGGCGTGACCAACTATGTAAAGAGGTCCCAAGGTGGTATAGGTTATGTGGAATACATCTACGCCAAGCAAAACAACCTCCCCATGGCAAGGATAAAGAACAGAGAGGGCAACTTTGTAGAGCCATCAGTAAGAACAATACAGAACGCTGCAGGATACGCCAAGTGGGACAAGTCTAAACACTTTTACGAAGTCCTTACAGACCAGCCCGGCAAGGACACCTATCCCATATCGGGTGCCACCTTCATACTGCTGGCAAAGGACCAGCCCGAGAGGTCCAAGAAGGCTACCACCTTCTTCAAGTGGGCTTACGAAAAGGGAGACAAGTATGCTCAGGAGCTCAATTACATACCCATGCCTCAAAATGTCAAGAAGCTGATATTCGAGTACTGGAAGGAAAACGGTGTAGCTCCGTAA
- the pstC gene encoding phosphate ABC transporter permease subunit PstC, producing MEKVALAEERVNKLRNGGAFTEGIVKLSLGFWALFIGLLFPLLIALILYYESRLAIEKFGVIHFLTNTNWDPVAEDFGALTMVVGTAISTLIAIAIASPVSIGIAIFITELAPRWLKPIVSGAIELLAAIPSIIYGMWGFFVLTPVMANKVEPWLQEKLGGLPLIGQLFSGAPTGVDVFTTSLVLSIMIIPFMASVVRDSFNMVPSIMKESAYGLGATQWEVIRQVVIPYTASGIAGGLILATGRALGETMAVTFLAGNNPQIPRSLFDSFTTITVALANQFTEADTDIYLSALYYVSMILFLVSFIILTIAKLMVLRLEKRWKA from the coding sequence ATGGAAAAGGTGGCTTTGGCAGAGGAAAGGGTCAACAAACTGAGGAACGGAGGAGCCTTTACGGAAGGTATTGTAAAGCTGTCTCTTGGTTTTTGGGCTCTATTTATAGGGCTTCTCTTCCCCCTTCTCATAGCTCTTATACTTTATTACGAGTCAAGGCTCGCCATAGAAAAGTTTGGGGTTATTCACTTCCTGACTAATACCAACTGGGACCCTGTAGCGGAGGACTTTGGCGCTCTTACCATGGTGGTGGGAACAGCCATCAGCACACTAATTGCGATAGCGATTGCCTCACCTGTGTCCATAGGCATAGCCATATTTATCACCGAGCTGGCTCCCAGATGGCTAAAACCCATAGTCTCTGGAGCTATAGAGCTTCTGGCTGCCATTCCCAGCATCATATACGGCATGTGGGGGTTTTTCGTTCTTACACCTGTAATGGCTAACAAAGTAGAGCCGTGGCTACAGGAGAAATTGGGGGGGCTTCCCCTGATAGGCCAGCTCTTTTCAGGCGCACCTACCGGTGTGGATGTTTTTACCACAAGCCTGGTACTTTCCATCATGATCATACCCTTTATGGCTTCTGTGGTGCGAGACAGCTTTAACATGGTGCCCTCCATAATGAAGGAGTCAGCCTATGGTCTTGGTGCTACCCAATGGGAAGTTATAAGGCAGGTGGTAATACCCTATACCGCTTCGGGGATAGCTGGAGGGCTCATACTTGCCACTGGAAGGGCTCTTGGTGAGACTATGGCGGTGACCTTTCTTGCGGGCAACAACCCCCAGATACCCAGATCCCTATTTGACTCTTTCACCACCATAACGGTAGCTCTCGCCAATCAGTTTACGGAGGCTGATACCGACATATACCTATCTGCTCTTTATTATGTTTCCATGATCCTCTTCTTGGTTTCCTTCATCATACTGACTATCGCCAAGCTTATGGTGCTTCGCTTAGAAAAGAGGTGGAAAGCATGA